AGAGTGGGTGGGTAATCCCCGGTGTCCACGTTTGGGCTGGGGGGGCCCTCTTGGAGGTTTGAgaacgggagggagggggcggccccggcgTCGGAGGCGGTgcgatcagcgcttagaacagtgcctgacacatagaaggcgcttaacaaataccgttattccgATTAGGACTCGGGAACGAAGCTGCTGCCGCTGGGCTCCCCAAACCGGCAGGTTCCGTCTAAACTACCGTCCCGGCCTCGGCCCAGATGCTGACGTGGCTCTTCGAGCCTCCTGACTACCGGGAGGGACGGTCACGGCCCGAGGGAGGAGGGCCACCCCACCAGGcttaggggcggggggggggtccccgggggcgacccggcctccctcccccgccccccgccgccccacccccgGGCGGGGGCACTCACCGGGGCGCAGGTGAGCGCGCATCGCGCGTGCACGGACCAGTGGCCCGAGAGGACGGTGAGCGCGTGGGCGAGGCCGATGGCGGCGAGGGCCAGGAGCGCCGCCTCGGGAGCCTGAGCCcatccgccctccccggcccagccccaacgGCCGGCGGCCGCGACGCCCAGCCAGGCCGGGTACAGCAGCCCCGCGAACGGCAGGACCGTCAGGCGCCGCAGCGGGGGCCGCAGCCGGTAGGGCCACACCGCGGCCACCAGCTCGTCCTCGCCGGCCACGAGCGCCGGGCCGGCCGGCTCCAGCGGCGGCAGCCGCTCCCGCCGCCTCGGGcccccagccgccgccgccgccatcttcctcagctccccgctCCCTTCCGGGGACGGCGGGACGGACCTCACTTCCGCTCCgcgcccggggccgccggcccgGAGGAAGAGGCGGGCCGTCCCTGCCCCGGCCGCCGCAATGtgagccccccgccgccccacggggaagggacgggacgggacgggaccggggggagggggtgcggggaggggacgAGAACGGCGGGCGGGGATTAGTGGCAATCCCGCTGCCCCCGTCCCCCCAAGATGGccccccctgcttctctccccccccccccccccccaggcaggCGGCCCTGGAGATCACCGCGCGGTACTGCGGGCCCGAGATGGAGCGATACGGCCGCTGCGTGGCCGCCCGGCCCGACACCTGGCAGCGGGATTGCCACTACCTCAAGATGAGCATAGCCCAGTGCACGGCTTCGCAGTGAGTGCCGGGGACGGGGTTGGGGGCCGGCGACTCTTTCCCGGGGAGCGGAACGGACCGCCGGACCGTAGAACAACGAACGGGTCCATTCCCGACCACCGCGGCTCGCAGTCCGGAGGGAGAGGACACCCCCTCGACCCCCCGCAGTCTGACTTCGTCCCCAGGGATCCGCCCTCTCTcaggtcaccaacgatctccttcttgctcaaTCCAATGGGCCCTATTCCATCCTagacctccgcccccccccacccctttgtgGCAACGTTTTCTGGCTTCGCCGACCCCGCCCTcccgctgctccccctccccccccccccaccgtggggGTGCCACAGactccgttctgggtccccttctattctccagctacacccacccCTTTGGAGAACTCGTCCGGACCCACGGCTTCGACCGCTCTCCCTCTGTGGAcccttcccaaatctccatctccgtaGCCTCCCATTTCGTCCCGCTTTGAGGACGTCTCCACTTGGCTGTCCCGCCGACACTACCAACTTCTCCGAACCAGAacccctcgtcttcccacccaggccctgcccgccccccgacCTTCCTGTCACCACAGACAGCGCCGCCATCCTCCCCCTTTCACGGCCTGtgaccttggcgttgtcctcaatTGGTCTCGTATTCAACCTCCCCGTCCGACCCGTCATGAGACCCTGGCAGTTCCGCCTTTACCACATCTTTAGAACCTGCCCgcgcctctccatccaaactgtttccgTGCGAAGCCAAGCACTTCTCAACCTCgactaccgtatcagcctccccgctgacctccctgcctcctggctctcccctcttctcttcactctgctgctcggactttttttttttttaaaaaaaagttcagtccgtatctccccactcctcaagaacctccagtggtcgcccagcCACCTCTGTGTCAGAAACGCCGTACTTTCGGCTTTAAggcgctctccctcctacctaaactcgcctatctcttactacaacgcggtctgcacactctgctcccctaacaccagcctactcccTGTTTtgatctccctctggcctgaaccccccccccccgttagctccgcacttggctatgtaccccttaaccgttttgctactcaccccagccccacaatacttatgtatatattcctatagtgtactatttcccctattcttaatctattttaaagtctgtctctccccgccactcaagattgtaaattccctgggGGCGAGaaacgtttctaccgactctctggtattgtcctctcccaagtgtttaatatagtgctctgcagtaaatactgttgatgatgatgctgttggaccttcccaaccactcagtacagtgctctgcactcagtaagcgctcggtaaataccatcgattggccgATTGCTGCGAATCTACTTTGAACAAAGCATTGTaccactcttgggagagtacggcgcaACAGAGcgggtggacacgttccttgaccacaaggagcttcccatctagcgggagagacagacgctaaataaattacaggtaggagaaagcaatGAAGCATAAAGATCCGTACCTAAGTGCGGCGTGTGTGGGAAGAGGCCGCCTAGTTCTTAGGTGATGTGGATGTGCAGATGTGGCAGTTACGTGGGAAataaatcaaggaaggcctcctggagaagatgtgatttcagaagggctttgaagatggggagagtggtggtctgtcagatatgaagcaggagggagaatgtaaGCCGCGTGTCGATGGGAGCGAGGCACAGAGCGAAGTGTGCTTGGACCGGTGTGGTGACTGTTTctacggagaggaaggggcagattctggcgatgtcgtgaagaaagagctgacaggattcgttcattcattcaatagtatttattgagcgcttactatgtgcagagcactgtactaagcacttggaatggacaaatcggtaacagatagagacagtccctgccctttgacgggcttacagtctaatcgggagagacaggcagacgggaacaatggcaataaatagagtcaaggggaagaacatctcataaaaacaatggcaaatagaatcagggtgatgtacatctcattaaacaaaataaaataaatagggtgatgaagatatatctgAAGGATCTGGCAACAGACTGGATATGgaggttgagagagagaggagtcaaggataaagccgaggttgtgggtttgagagatgggggaggatggtggtgtcgtcaactgtaatgggaaaattaggtagaggggaggagtggggagggaagatgagttcccaTCTGGGATGTGTTGAACTTGAGGTGTGATGAGACTATCTCCTGGAGCCAAGGGGGAAGATgcgagatggcagagaaggagcgaggtcggggctggagaggtaggtttgggacTGAGTGTAGAATGAGaatcgaaggggacccagagctgagccttgagggacacccccccccccaattagagggtgggaggcagaggaggggcccgtgaaagagactgagaaggagcggccacagagataggagaaccaggagaggacagtgtcagcgaagctgaGGTTAGATCAGCCTTCTGGTTTCCGAGGCAGCCGAGATGTCAAGGAGAAAGACTGAGTAAAGAACATTAGACTGGGTGAGGAGAAAGTCATTGGCGACTTTGAAGCGAACactctcagtggagtgaagggaatgaaaGCCctgattgtagagggtcaaggagatGAAGTGAAAGTGGTGGGTGTAAACAACCCATTTGAGGAGTTGAGAGAAGAAATGATAGGATGGAGATGGGATGGTAACTGGATGGTGCAAGAGGAGGATAGGGGATGCGTGGATGCGTTCGAAAGCcgaggagaaggagccatcagagagcgagcagttgaaaatggcaggCCATCAGCGAGAGAGGAAGAGTTTATATATAAAGAAATGTTTtttatataaagaaaaaaaagatggggtctgaggcacaggtagTGAGCATAGACTTTGAAAGCAGGGGGGGAGATGTCTGGAGGGATGGCAGGGGATAAGGCATTTGCGGGGGAGATTTTGGTGAATTTGGGTCTTATGATTTTGATTTTGTCAACAAGATAGGTAGCCAGGGCAAGAGAGGAGTCAAATGGGGGACACTGGggattgaaggagtgaatgagaGGTCTGGAATAGTAGTTGGTGAGAACCACGGGCAAGGGGGTCAATAAGGGGAGGAGAAATTAGggttgcagaggagagggcaaagtcacAGCAGATGAGGACGAATATGAGATAGCCGAGGGCAGCCAGGAGCTTGGATTTCCGCCGACAGCACTGGCCAAAGACTCCAAGCCAAGCCGAAGGCCTGCGTGTTTACGTCCGTGGGGGATGTCTCCTCCAGCCCTATCATACGGAAAATCCGCCAGGAATGCGCGGGACCATTTGAGGCATTTGAGCGCTGCATGCAGCAGAACCCGACCACCGTGGACAACTGCGCTGACCACGTGAACCGTTTCCTGCTCTGCGCCGACCAGGTcaagctgactgactgactgaggtcaGGATGGGGCTGGGGATCGGGGGAGTCatggtggtggggtggaggggttcTGGGGTGGGATTGATAATCATGGGATAActgtggtgttaagtgcttactaggtgtcaagcaccgtgctaagaacAAGGGAAGGTATAGTCGGCAAGGAGGCGCCCAGCCaattgggaagagaggacagatgttgaatccccagtttgcagatgaggaaattgaggcacagagaagtccagcgactggcccgaggtcacacaccgggcaagtggcagagccgagattagaacctgcttctcccgactcccggtcccgtgctctttcgagcggcatcccctttctcctcctggcCTGGCCGCTGAGCCTTACGCCGACCCTCAACTCTGGATTAAGCCCTCGGTCCCTACCGGGCCCAGCCGGGGCAGAAAGTGGGTTGACTACTACTGCACGTGTGCTGTTGTTCCAAAGGCTGCCGGGAGCTGTCCACCATACCGGGGGGAGGAACTCTGCCATTGGCGTGTTGAGACCCTTTGGTTTCAAGGCCCACGCAGTTGCCTACTCTAATTTCTGTCTTCTTTTCCCCACAGGTCCTTCTCGTTCTTCTCCCCTGTTCCCAGACTCCTGACCGCCCTGTGGACTGAAGAGATGCTGCCGTTGTGCCTTCATCCCTGTCTGGGCATTGAGGTttgtggaaagggaagaggaggcagcTCCTCAattttccttcccacccctctccccaccaggctGTCCTGCTGCTATATAAActtgactcctcctccccctaataAAAATCGTCTTCCTACATTGCTGAACCCCGGCTGTCATGagtgccctggggctggaggAGTCTCTGGGCAAAAGCCTCCCTTGAACGGTCCACGTAGCTcacggggggggcgggcgggcgggtgggaGATCATCCAGGGAGAAGACCTGGGGTCCCTGAAGAGCAGGACTTGGCTCAGAGCAGGAGCTAGGTCCCCCATCCCTTCCACGGGATcagggcacccccccccccccatgcccatGGCTTTTTTTCTGGATCTGTCTGAGTTCTGTATGCTGCTCTGTGCATCTGGGTGTGACTCTGAATCTCTGCCTGCCTCTGTAAGCAACTGTGTGTATGCCTCTGGTCTGGCACCGagtttccctctctgggcctctgtctttGTCGCTATATGTGTTGCTTAGGATCCGTGGTTCCGAgcagtctgtctctccccacggcAGTGGGGGAGATTTTCTGCCATTTTACAGCTCAGTGTACGTTGGTCCACAGGGTAATGCACCAGAGCCCAGCAATGAGGCTGGAAGggccagggaggatgggggtgggccgGTGGCCTTAAACTCCTTCCAGAAACACTTCTGTTCTGTGTTCACCCCAtcccctgggggcggggaggagagggagagaggcagggcgtGGAAGACTAcactctccctgtgggcaggcattTGCTCCCTGGGTTGGGCCAGCCAATAGAGATAGACTGAAAATATCAGCCCGAGATagacaaggagggagggtgggctgaCACCTGATTTCCTGCCTCCCCCAGAGTTGCTCTTGTGGCTGGAGTCATGGCCCAGAGCTGGCTGCGTTTCACTCCGGAAGCTGGGTGGGCAAGGCCAATTTTACCCCAATCCGTGGGTATCTGGCAGAGGGGGTGAAAGACTAGCCTTTACTCCGCCACTCTGAGTGGCAGAATGGGGCACAGTCTGGGGATTCTTTAGCTAAAGCCCACCCTCTCGCAAAGGACCTACCTGCGCTGTGCTGAGATTTACTACCACCCACAGTAGCCGATAATttccttgccccaaacccttggCGTTTATTGTAATTTCAAGGCCCCTAGCCTTTGACTTTCCCAAAGGACTGTTTCCCAGCTAGGCTGCTCCGAGATTCCTCAGGAAAATCGCCGCCACCACCATTCcaccctctgtctgctgtgtgacctggcgcaagtcacttcacttctctgtgcctcagttacttcagctgtaaaatggggatggagactctgaggccctcatgggacagggactgtctaacctgatttgcttgtatccaccctagtgcttagtacagtgcctggcacatagtaatcacttactaCCCCAATTATCCTGTGACCTATAACCCCCCTAAAAGGCCTGGAACTTATTCGGGCCAATGCTCCAGatggtaaggtcactgtgggcagagaatgtgtctatcaactctgtggtactgtactctaccaagcgcttagtacagtgctctgtgcacagtaagagctcaataagtacggtgaAGCGATTGATAATGCTCTCCGCTGGGGCCAGTAGCCGGGCTCGGAGGGGCATCTCCAAATCCCAACCCCTCGGCATTCCCAGAATGCAGGACACACAGCCTTTCccgctgtgtaataataataataataattatggcatttgttaagtgcttactatgtgccagggatgtactaagcgctggggtggataaccagcaaaccaggttggacacagtccctgtcccccttggagctcccagtctcaatctcaggtgagggaggtgaggcccagagaagtgaagtgacttgcccaaggtcacacaacggacaagtggcagagctgggattggaactcaagaccttctgactcccaggcccgtgctctgtccactgcgccatgctgcttcccaaagagagAAAAAATAGTTTGCTAAAGAAGGGAAGGTCCAATATTAAAGAAAAAACATAAATAGCCCTTTGAATGGGGCAAGTTTGTGTCAGTATAAAGTGAAAAGAGCCTGAAATCAAATCCAGTTAGAGGTACCTGTAACTGGGTCAGCTTTCCTTCTTCTACCCTCGCCAATCTTAGGCTGCCCTATTGCACTCCAAGTGAAGGAAACCCTCAAGGCAAGGAGGGCCTATACGTGGGTGAGTTGGGGAACCATTTGTATCTTAAATTCAGGCCCTTCCTAGGGACTTTGTTGTTTCATGTATATTTTGTTAGTCAGGAACTCATTCCCTTGATTATTCTACTTCCCTAGGTTTTGTCATCCCAATAGCCATCCTTAGCATTTGTGTCTACGGTACAGCAGTTTATGTTCTGCAAGTATTCACTTATTCATGATTCTTTTTAGCAAGGAGAGCACCGTCATTCCCTTCTTGCTTCTGGCGCATCTAAACATCAGGTTATAATTCCTATCTGCCCCCACAACTCGTAAATCATCAGCAGCTGCCGGTATCCCctctcagattgtaaactcctcgagggcaggggccgtgtctttCACTTCCCTCCCGAGGTTCGGTGCTGCAGTCATAGtagatgctgaataaatatgatgggtTGACAGGACCCCAAATCTCTCCCTGGTTCCGAACCTTTCCCCGAGCTAGACTCCAGGTCTCCGCTGGAAAGCCCGCCGCCTCCACGCTACACTCAATCGATTCATGGTATTCAttatttactatgcgcagagcactgtattaagcacttgggcgagttcaATCCACTCCCCGGGTGGAACCTTGCTCCTCTAGCCAACGGACCCTACTgagtttgatttttattttgcGGGTTTGTCCACACGTTTATGTCATCTTATTGTCTTGCTTCGTCTCTCCTCATGTGTCTGTGACCAGTTGCCTCTCCCCGTCCCAGGACTTtattctcagtcagtcaatcaatgtcgtatttattatttaccctgcgcagggcgctgtactaagcgattaggagagtacaacaacaatataacagacatattccctgccctcaacaagcttacagcctagagggggagacagacattagtataaataaattacggatatggacctaagtgttgGGGGTTGCGGGggcgaggtgaataaagggagcaagtcatggtgacgcagaagggagtgggaaagaggaaatgatgagggctcgtcagggaaggcttcttggaggagatgtgccgtcaatgaggctttgaacgggggagagtaatagtcaaatatggggggggggggggggcgttccaggccagaggcaggatgtgggctagaggtcggtggtgagtgAGTTTgaggtataataatgataataataataatgttggtatttgttaagcgcttactatgtgcagagcactgttctaagcgctggggtagttacagggtaatcaggttgtcccacatgaggcttacagttaatcctcattttacagatgaggtaactgaggcacagagaagttaagtgacttgcccacagtcacacagtataGTGAATGGGTTGCGttcgaggagcggagcgtgtgagctgggttgtagtaggagagtagcaaggtgaggttggagggagctAGGTGATCGAGTGCTTGGGCGGAAACTGAGTCTGCCCCTCGGTCATGTTCCGCGCTCACCCTGACCTGCTTTGCACCACcccggcaggagggaggaaagcagCTGCAGCCGGGCGCCATCTCCGCAGAGCCTCGGGAAGGCGGTGGCGGCTGCCGCCGGAGCGGTCGTCGTAGCCGCCGTCGTGACTGTGGGCTCTGAGCTGCAAATTCTGCGTCTCTAGTCGAAGTACCCTGCCGCTAgtaggagtaatggtatttatcaagcatttgtactcaacactgggaaagaaatacacgGATGAGGTTGGGTTGGCCAGACACGTgaggaaaggtaaaaaaaaaaccccaaaaattaGAAAAGCAAAGGAAATAAGTTGTTGCAGGATTTtgggctcctcacagctcagaccTGCAGTCACAGAAGTCACAGCTGCTGCCACGGTGGCCGAGTTCTTGAGTCCTTTCCCCGGGCTGGAGCAGGGGTCTAGCGGAGCCTTGGGATCCTGAGGGAGTGGCTGGGCCCCTACTGACTTCTGCTTTTATTGTTACTGTCTTTTATGTTGTCAGTGTTTGTTTCATCCCTCCTTACcggtctgtcaccagtcccctctccccactcacatttttaaattttaagccCCTGAAGGCCAAAGACTATGTCTGCTTCCctcctgggtattctttcccagtgctccgcacacaataagaatttaacaaatatttttacgACTACTACTAGGTTTCCCCCAAAACTTACCTGCCCTTGGGCTTTAGCCCTCTCCACGgggcttcctcagctcccccagagCAGTTTTGTCTTGGGCCCCaaacctccccccacacccccacccctagATGTTTTATACCCTCATCTGCCCTCCTGAACAGGCCCCGGTTCCCCAGGGTGAGGTAGGTCCTCGGGCCCCCTTGGAGCCTGTAGGCATGCCAACGGTCTTCCCATTCAGTCAGATGTGTTTGTCCCAGGAACTTGCAGAACAGGAAGGGGTCAGATCAGAtcttgagaagcaacacggcgtggcggatagagcccgggcctgggagtcggaaggtcacgggtcctaatcccggctccgccactcgtctgctgtgtgaccttgggtaagtcgcttcgctcctctgtgcctcagtgaccacatccgtaaattggggatcgagaccgtgagccccacacgggacgggtgctgcgtccggcccgatttgcCAGCGTGCACcccgtacggtgcctggcgcatagtaagggctcggcGGATACCACGACGATCATCGTCATCTTACCGTGCATCTATCTGAAAGGCAACAGTACAAGGGGAGGCCGAATGTCAGAGATCTGGCCAGAT
This sequence is a window from Ornithorhynchus anatinus isolate Pmale09 chromosome X2, mOrnAna1.pri.v4, whole genome shotgun sequence. Protein-coding genes within it:
- the CHCHD5 gene encoding coiled-coil-helix-coiled-coil-helix domain-containing protein 5 isoform X1 gives rise to the protein MQAALEITARYCGPEMERYGRCVAARPDTWQRDCHYLKMSIAQCTASHPIIRKIRQECAGPFEAFERCMQQNPTTVDNCADHVNRFLLCADQVKLTD
- the CHCHD5 gene encoding coiled-coil-helix-coiled-coil-helix domain-containing protein 5 isoform X2 is translated as MERYGRCVAARPDTWQRDCHYLKMSIAQCTASHPIIRKIRQECAGPFEAFERCMQQNPTTVDNCADHVNRFLLCADQVKLTD